The Streptomyces pratensis genomic interval CTACTGAGGTGCCGGGCCGTTCCTCCAAGCTGCGTCCATGCCGAGCGACACAGTCACCCCGGGTACACCCCGCGAAGAGTCCGCCGCCGAGGCTCTGCCCCCGGTCCCGCCCCCCGCCGTGCCTCCGGAGCACGCCGTCACGACCGGTCCGGGACCCGCTCCGGGCGCGGGATACCGGGCCGTGTTCGCCGTGCGGGAGTTCCGGTCGGTCTTCGCCGCGCATCTGCTCTCGCTCCTCGGCGTGGTCGTCAGCGAACTCGCCCTCACCGTGCTCGTCTACGACCTCACCGGCTCACCCCTGCTGTCCGCGCTCACCCTGGCGCTCGGCTTCCTGCCGTACGTCGTGGGCGGCACGCTCTTCGCCGGGGTCGCCGACCGCTACCCCGCCCGCCGGGTCCTGGTCACCTGCGACCTGATCTGCGCCGGCTGCGTCGCCGTGATGGTGCTGCCCGGCATCCCCGTCGCGGGGCTCCTCGTGCTGCGTTGCCTGGTGGCCGCGGTGGCGCCCGTCTTCACCGGGACGCGGACGGCGGCCCTCACCGACATCCTCGGTGAGGGTGACCTCTACGTCCTCGGGCGTTCGCTGCTGCGCCTGGTCTCGCAGAGCGCCCTGTTCGCCGGCTTCGGTGCGGGCGGGGTGCTCCTCACGGCCCTGTCGCCGCGCGGGGCGATCGCGGTCACCGTGGTCACGTTCCTCTGCTCGGCGGCGCTGCTGCGCCTCGGCACCAGGGACCGGCCCGCCCGCGGCGCAGGGGACGCCGGTGGCGCGCTGCTCAAGGACTCGCTGGCCGGGGCGCGCGCCGTCCTCGGCGACCGCCGGATCCGCGGGCTGCTCCTGCTCTTCTGGGTGCCGGCCTTCTTCGTGGTGGCGCCGGAGGCCCTCGCCGCGCCCTACGCGGAGGCCATCGGCGCCGGCCCCGCCGTCCTCGGGGTGCTGATGTGCTCGACGGCGATCGGTCACATCGGTGCCGAGCTGTACGTGGGCACCGCCCTGGGCCCCCGCGCCCGCAGCCGGATCGTGCTGCCGGCCGCCGCCCTCGGGCTGCTGCCCCTCCTGTTGTTCGGGTTCCGCCCGGGCATGGCCCTCACCGTCGCCGCCCTGGTGCTGGCCGGGGCCGGTGCGGCGTACATCATCGGGCTCGACCAGTGGTTCGTCGACGCGGTCCCCGAGCACCTGCGGGGCCGGGCCATGACGGTCCTCACCGCCGGCCTGATGACGGCGCAGGGCATCGGCATGGCCCTCGCGGGAGTGGCCGCGGAGTTCTTCCCGGTGCACCAGGTGGTCGCGGGCTCGGGAGCGGTCGGTACCGTCTGCTCGCTCCTGCTGGTCGTGGAGGTGCGTAGAACGCGTGTCCGGTACCGAAAGGCGAG includes:
- a CDS encoding MFS transporter, coding for MPSDTVTPGTPREESAAEALPPVPPPAVPPEHAVTTGPGPAPGAGYRAVFAVREFRSVFAAHLLSLLGVVVSELALTVLVYDLTGSPLLSALTLALGFLPYVVGGTLFAGVADRYPARRVLVTCDLICAGCVAVMVLPGIPVAGLLVLRCLVAAVAPVFTGTRTAALTDILGEGDLYVLGRSLLRLVSQSALFAGFGAGGVLLTALSPRGAIAVTVVTFLCSAALLRLGTRDRPARGAGDAGGALLKDSLAGARAVLGDRRIRGLLLLFWVPAFFVVAPEALAAPYAEAIGAGPAVLGVLMCSTAIGHIGAELYVGTALGPRARSRIVLPAAALGLLPLLLFGFRPGMALTVAALVLAGAGAAYIIGLDQWFVDAVPEHLRGRAMTVLTAGLMTAQGIGMALAGVAAEFFPVHQVVAGSGAVGTVCSLLLVVEVRRTRVRYRKARQG